The genomic DNA GTGTGTCATTCGCGCATCTTTGCGGCCGGAATGCGCTCTCTCGCAGTGCAGCATTCGGGAGGCCTACTACCTAGGTCCGGGAAAATTTCACTAGCGAACTTCTCGGCGCGCATTAACTTAGAGGGTGGGCGGATACGTCCGAATTCGCAAAAATGGAGAGCCAAAATGGCATGGAAAGCCCCGAAGATCGTCGAAGTGCCCTGTGGCATGGAAATCAACATGTATGTGAGCGCCACCCGCAAGTAAGCCGGTTGGCGATTTCGCGTTCTGCGGCGGTGGATCTTTCGGTCACGACGCGTTTCCGAAGGAAAGAATCCGTGTCGGCATTTGCGTCGGCCTGAGATCCACCGCGCGTGTTCCTTTCCAGGAGACGGATCATGCTTCGCGTCGTCGTCCTGGGTGCCGCAGCCGGCGGCGGGGTTCCCCAGTGGAATTGCGGCTGCGAGGGCTGCCGGGCGGCCCGCAATGGCGGGAATGAGCTGCACCGGACGCAAGCCTCGATCGCCTTCAGCGGCGACGGCGAGAACTGGTTCCTGATCAACGCCTCCCCCGACCTGCGCCAGCAATTGAATGCCACGCCGCAGCTGCACCCCAAGGCCGGGGCGCTACGCCATACGCCTGTCGCGGGCGTGGTCCTGACCAACAGCGAAGTGGATGCGGTGGCGGGCCTGCTATCGATGCGCGAGAGCTCGCCGTTCACGATCTATGCACATGAGAAAGTGCTGGCGATCCTGGCCAGCAACAGCATCTTCAACGTGCTGAACGAGAAGCACGTGCGGCGCCAGCCGATCGGCATCCATGAGCCGTTCGAGCCGCGCCTTCCCGATGGTGCGCGTTCAGGGCTCGAAATGCTGCCGTTCGCGGTCTCGGGCAAGTCGGCCTGGTATCTGGAAGGCAAGGCGCATCCCGGCGGCGAGAGCGGCGACGGCGATACGCTGGGCCTGAAGATCACCGACAAGTCGACCGGCAAATATTTCTACTTCATCGCCGCCTGCGCCGAAATCACCGACGCGCTCAAGGCCGAGATCGACGGCGCTTCGCTGGTGTTCTTCGACGGCACGGTCTGGCGCGACGACGAGATGATCAGGGCCGGGCTCGGCCACAAGACCGGCAGGAGCATGGGACACGTCGCCATGTCCGGTGACGACGGCGCCATCGCGCGCCTCGCCGACCTCAATATCGACAGGAAGATATTTCTGCATATCAACAACTCGAACCCGGCGCTGCTGCCTGCCTCACCCGAGCGCAAGACGGCTGAAGCGGCGGGCTGGCAGATACCGGCGGATGGAACGGAGATCGTGCTGTGACTACGGCGTCAATGACGGGAATGACTGCACTCTCGATCGGCAGGGATATCAGGCTCAACTCCGCCGAGGAGCTCGAGGCGACGCTGCGCCATATCGGGGCAACGCGCTATCACAGCCTGCATCCGTTCCATAAGCTCTTGCACGGCGGCAAGCTGAACAAGGGCCAGGTGCAGGCCTGGGCGCTGAACCGCTACTATTACCAGAGCACGATCCCGATCAAGGACGCGGTGGTGATCTCGCGCTTCCGCGACCGCGCCACGCGCGTGGAATGGCGCCACCGCATCGAGGACCATGACGGCGATGTCGGCAGCGAAGGCGGCATCGAGCGCTGGATCAAGCTGACCGAAGGCCTCGGCCTCGACACGGCCTACGTGGAATCCACCGAAGGCATCCTGCCGGCGACGCGCTTCGCGGTGGAGGCTTACGTGCACTATTGCCGCGAAAAGAGCCCGCTGGAGGCGATCGCCTCCTCGCTGACCGAGCTGTTTGCGCCCAACCTGCACGAAGAGCGCATCGCCGGCATGCTGGAGCATTACGACTTCGTCAATCCCGACATCATGAGCTACTTCAAGCGCCGCCTGACGCAGGCGCCGCGCGATGCCAATTTCGCGCTGGACTATGTCAGGACGCATGCGAGGACGCCGGAAGAGCGCGCTTCGGTCTGCAACGCGCTGATCTTCAAGACCAACGTGCTGTGGGTGCAGCTGGACGCGCTCCAGCACGCCTATGTCGAGGGCAACATTCCGCCGGGCGCGTTCGTGCCCAAGGCGGGCTGAAGAGGAGCAGCAATGGCCGGGCCGCGCAACATCAGCGTCAGCGAGGCGAGCCGCCCCGTGCTGCCGCGGCATGCCAAGCTGAAATATGACGAGACCCGCAAGGTCTGGGTGATCCTGGCCCCGGAACGCGTGCTGGCCCCGGACGAGATCGCTGTCGAGGTCTTGCAGCTCTGCGACGGCAAGCGCAGTGTCGGCGACGTATCCGATCAGCTGGCGGCGAAATACGCAGCTCCCCGCGAGGCGATCCTGGCCGACGTCATCGTCATGCTGCAGGACCTCGCCGACAAGGGCTTTCTGACGGAGATCAGGGAGAAGACGTCATGAGCGACGTGACCATCCCACCC from Bradyrhizobium sp. CCBAU 53351 includes the following:
- the pqqA gene encoding pyrroloquinoline quinone precursor peptide PqqA, with the translated sequence MAWKAPKIVEVPCGMEINMYVSATRK
- the pqqB gene encoding pyrroloquinoline quinone biosynthesis protein PqqB, yielding MLRVVVLGAAAGGGVPQWNCGCEGCRAARNGGNELHRTQASIAFSGDGENWFLINASPDLRQQLNATPQLHPKAGALRHTPVAGVVLTNSEVDAVAGLLSMRESSPFTIYAHEKVLAILASNSIFNVLNEKHVRRQPIGIHEPFEPRLPDGARSGLEMLPFAVSGKSAWYLEGKAHPGGESGDGDTLGLKITDKSTGKYFYFIAACAEITDALKAEIDGASLVFFDGTVWRDDEMIRAGLGHKTGRSMGHVAMSGDDGAIARLADLNIDRKIFLHINNSNPALLPASPERKTAEAAGWQIPADGTEIVL
- the pqqC gene encoding pyrroloquinoline-quinone synthase PqqC; the protein is MTTASMTGMTALSIGRDIRLNSAEELEATLRHIGATRYHSLHPFHKLLHGGKLNKGQVQAWALNRYYYQSTIPIKDAVVISRFRDRATRVEWRHRIEDHDGDVGSEGGIERWIKLTEGLGLDTAYVESTEGILPATRFAVEAYVHYCREKSPLEAIASSLTELFAPNLHEERIAGMLEHYDFVNPDIMSYFKRRLTQAPRDANFALDYVRTHARTPEERASVCNALIFKTNVLWVQLDALQHAYVEGNIPPGAFVPKAG
- the pqqD gene encoding pyrroloquinoline quinone biosynthesis peptide chaperone PqqD, producing the protein MAGPRNISVSEASRPVLPRHAKLKYDETRKVWVILAPERVLAPDEIAVEVLQLCDGKRSVGDVSDQLAAKYAAPREAILADVIVMLQDLADKGFLTEIREKTS